The Pelosinus sp. IPA-1 genome contains a region encoding:
- the thiF gene encoding sulfur carrier protein ThiS adenylyltransferase ThiF, whose protein sequence is MTVKYRNLFEKALGMALGENNLEKIQQITVGIGGAGGLGSNCAVNLVRSGFSNFVIVDFDTIEFSNLNRQFYFYNQVGKSKVTTLRENLLAINPAIQVEILQERIEEHNVAALFKDCHIIVEAFDQANYKKMIVEEYLQSEKFIVSASGLAGYADSDEIKTHKIKENLYVVGDLSSAVGKELPPCAPRVSIAAAKQANLILQFVLNNL, encoded by the coding sequence ATGACAGTAAAATATAGAAACTTATTTGAGAAAGCATTAGGTATGGCTCTAGGAGAGAACAATTTAGAAAAGATCCAACAGATTACGGTAGGTATCGGTGGAGCTGGGGGACTAGGTTCCAACTGTGCAGTGAATTTAGTGCGTAGTGGTTTTAGCAATTTTGTAATTGTAGACTTTGATACAATTGAGTTTTCTAATCTTAATCGGCAGTTTTATTTTTACAATCAAGTTGGTAAGTCTAAGGTAACGACCTTAAGGGAGAACTTACTGGCAATTAATCCTGCTATACAAGTAGAAATCTTGCAGGAGCGAATAGAGGAACACAATGTTGCTGCCCTGTTTAAAGATTGCCATATTATTGTTGAAGCCTTTGATCAAGCAAACTATAAGAAAATGATTGTAGAAGAATACCTACAGTCTGAAAAATTTATTGTATCTGCTTCTGGTCTCGCAGGTTATGCGGATAGTGATGAAATAAAAACTCATAAAATCAAAGAAAACTTATATGTTGTCGGTGATTTATCCTCTGCTGTCGGCAAGGAGCTGCCACCCTGTGCACCTAGAGTCAGTATTGCGGCAGCAAAACAGGCAAATCTTATTTTACAATTTGTGTTAAATAACCTCTAA
- the thiE gene encoding thiamine phosphate synthase, which translates to MDRNYSLPNDLYCITAEDFSLGRSNIEVVKQWIDAGIKIVQYREKDKSMKLKYQECKIIRRLTKETGVFFIVNDDIDLAMMVQADGVHIGQDDFPLAAVRELVGDMRIGISTHSPQQAQEAVASGADYIGVGPIFKTSTKKNVCQPVGLEYLDYVVKNIPIPFVAIGGITESNVAEVVKTGAKCIAMVTEITKAHDMGDKIRKVRTIIKSMGENI; encoded by the coding sequence ATGGATAGGAATTATTCCTTACCCAATGATTTATACTGTATTACAGCGGAAGACTTTTCCTTAGGTCGAAGCAATATCGAAGTAGTAAAACAATGGATTGACGCTGGTATTAAAATAGTTCAATACCGAGAAAAAGATAAAAGTATGAAATTGAAATATCAAGAGTGTAAAATCATTCGAAGGTTAACAAAAGAAACGGGCGTATTTTTTATTGTTAATGATGATATTGATTTGGCAATGATGGTGCAAGCTGACGGAGTACATATTGGACAAGATGATTTTCCTCTTGCGGCAGTTAGAGAATTGGTGGGGGATATGAGGATTGGGATATCAACTCATTCGCCTCAGCAAGCCCAAGAGGCTGTTGCTTCAGGCGCCGATTATATTGGGGTAGGGCCAATTTTTAAAACTTCCACAAAAAAGAATGTGTGCCAGCCAGTTGGACTAGAATATTTAGATTATGTAGTTAAGAATATACCCATTCCCTTTGTTGCAATTGGAGGGATAACAGAAAGTAACGTAGCAGAGGTTGTTAAAACAGGAGCAAAATGTATTGCTATGGTTACAGAAATAACGAAAGCTCATGATATGGGTGATAAGATTCGTAAGGTTAGAACAATAATAAAAAGTATGGGAGAGAATATATAA
- the thiC gene encoding phosphomethylpyrimidine synthase ThiC, protein MTYTTQMDAAKKGIVTKEMSVVAAKENMDVKKLMDLVAQGKVAIPANKNHTSLQAAGVGEGLSTKINVNLGVSEDCCDIEQEICKVKKAIELKADAIMDLSCFGKTREFRRRLIEFSPAMIGTVPMYDAVGFLDKELKNITAEEFLSVVERHAEDGVDFMTIHAGLNRETAGKVKLEKRLTNIVSRGGSLLFAWMELNNQENPFYEHYDRVLDICAKYDVTISLGDACRPGCINDATDAAQIQELIVLGELTKRAWAKNVQVIVEGPGHMPLNQITGNVMLQKKLCHGAPFYVLGPLVTDVAPGYDHITSAIGGAIAAAAGADFLCYVTPAEHLRLPTMEDMKEGIVASRIAAHAADIAKGVPGAKEWDNQMSQARADIDFDKMIELSIDPEKSGRYRRESLPEHSDTCTMCGKMCAMKTMKKILNGEEVDI, encoded by the coding sequence ATGACATATACGACACAAATGGATGCAGCAAAAAAAGGAATTGTAACAAAAGAAATGAGCGTAGTAGCTGCTAAAGAAAACATGGATGTAAAAAAACTAATGGATTTAGTGGCACAAGGAAAGGTTGCTATACCAGCTAACAAAAATCATACATCTTTGCAAGCGGCAGGCGTTGGGGAAGGGCTTAGTACAAAAATTAATGTCAACTTAGGTGTATCAGAGGATTGCTGTGATATTGAGCAGGAAATCTGCAAAGTAAAGAAAGCTATCGAACTAAAGGCTGATGCTATTATGGATTTAAGCTGCTTTGGTAAAACCAGGGAGTTTCGTCGTAGATTAATCGAGTTTTCGCCTGCGATGATTGGTACGGTTCCTATGTATGATGCGGTTGGTTTTTTAGATAAGGAATTAAAAAATATTACAGCAGAAGAATTCTTATCCGTTGTTGAGAGACATGCAGAAGATGGTGTAGATTTTATGACCATCCATGCTGGACTCAATCGAGAAACAGCAGGTAAGGTTAAGTTAGAGAAAAGGTTAACTAATATTGTATCTAGAGGTGGGTCGTTGCTTTTTGCTTGGATGGAACTAAACAATCAAGAAAATCCTTTCTACGAGCACTATGATCGAGTGTTAGATATTTGTGCTAAATATGACGTTACTATTAGTTTAGGAGATGCCTGTAGACCAGGTTGCATAAATGATGCGACCGACGCAGCGCAAATTCAAGAATTGATTGTATTAGGAGAATTAACAAAAAGAGCTTGGGCAAAAAATGTGCAAGTGATTGTTGAGGGGCCTGGTCATATGCCGCTAAATCAGATTACAGGTAATGTGATGTTGCAGAAGAAGTTGTGCCATGGTGCGCCTTTTTACGTCTTAGGACCCCTCGTTACAGACGTTGCACCTGGCTATGACCATATTACCAGTGCGATCGGAGGAGCGATTGCTGCTGCTGCTGGAGCCGATTTCCTATGCTATGTAACACCAGCAGAACATTTGCGTCTGCCAACGATGGAAGATATGAAGGAAGGTATCGTTGCTTCTAGAATCGCTGCTCATGCTGCTGATATTGCCAAAGGAGTGCCAGGGGCTAAGGAATGGGATAATCAGATGAGCCAAGCTCGTGCCGATATTGATTTTGATAAAATGATTGAACTATCCATTGATCCCGAAAAATCAGGAAGATATCGTAGAGAGTCATTACCTGAACATAGTGATACCTGCACCATGTGTGGCAAAATGTGCGCCATGAAAACTATGAAAAAAATATTAAATGGAGAAGAAGTAGACATTTAA
- the trxA gene encoding thioredoxin, which yields MEIIEITKENFKQEVLKSQLPVLLDFWGPRCIPCKRLMPIFEELAAEYDGKIKFCKVDTSENRSLTHQFNVMSIPTLHFYKAGNIMKTIRGAVSREEIEEHLKALLD from the coding sequence ATGGAGATTATTGAAATTACTAAGGAAAACTTCAAACAAGAGGTATTGAAAAGCCAACTACCAGTATTGCTGGATTTTTGGGGCCCAAGATGTATTCCCTGCAAAAGATTAATGCCTATATTTGAAGAGTTGGCAGCAGAATATGACGGAAAAATAAAGTTTTGCAAGGTAGATACTTCTGAAAATCGCAGTCTTACTCACCAATTTAATGTAATGAGCATACCTACTCTCCATTTTTATAAAGCAGGCAATATTATGAAAACCATTCGAGGTGCGGTAAGTCGCGAAGAAATTGAAGAACATCTTAAGGCACTTCTAGATTAA
- the trxB gene encoding thioredoxin-disulfide reductase, with protein sequence MQSYDVIIIGAGPAGLTSALYSARSKLDTLYIESLGIGGQVATTEEVENYPGFSQGINGFELSTQMEEQAQRFGAKNLIAKVHSLETMDKYHIVNTTKGTFASKTIIIATGATPRYLNCPGENTFRSRGVSYCATCDGAFFEGANIVVVGGGNAAVEEACYLTRFADKVTIIHRRNALRATKLIQERALSNPKIELIWNTVIEEILGEETVKKVILKNLETEQKIELPIDGVFIYVGNEPNTHFVRNLIELTEEGYIKTDDFMRTNIPGVYAVGDVRQKLLRQVVTAVSDGAIAAYHAEKYIEEYFPESMENNLRR encoded by the coding sequence ATGCAATCCTATGATGTCATCATCATTGGTGCTGGGCCTGCTGGCTTAACCTCGGCCTTATACAGTGCCAGAAGTAAGTTAGATACACTATATATCGAAAGCCTAGGAATAGGTGGGCAAGTAGCTACTACTGAGGAAGTTGAAAACTATCCTGGATTTTCCCAAGGCATTAATGGCTTTGAACTATCAACGCAAATGGAAGAGCAAGCCCAACGATTTGGGGCAAAGAATTTAATCGCTAAAGTACATTCCTTGGAGACAATGGATAAATACCATATTGTTAACACCACAAAAGGGACTTTCGCTAGTAAAACAATAATTATTGCTACCGGCGCCACTCCAAGATACCTGAATTGCCCTGGCGAAAACACTTTTCGGTCACGAGGTGTTTCTTACTGTGCTACTTGTGATGGTGCTTTTTTTGAAGGCGCTAATATAGTTGTTGTAGGTGGTGGTAACGCCGCAGTGGAGGAAGCATGTTATCTAACAAGATTTGCTGATAAGGTGACTATCATCCACAGAAGAAACGCCTTGCGTGCTACAAAACTTATTCAAGAAAGAGCATTGTCAAATCCCAAGATAGAACTTATCTGGAATACGGTGATCGAAGAAATTTTAGGCGAAGAAACTGTAAAAAAAGTAATCCTAAAAAACCTAGAAACAGAGCAAAAAATCGAGCTACCTATTGACGGGGTATTTATTTATGTTGGGAATGAGCCAAATACTCATTTTGTAAGAAACCTTATCGAACTTACAGAGGAAGGTTATATCAAAACAGATGATTTTATGCGCACCAATATCCCAGGAGTTTACGCAGTAGGTGATGTAAGGCAAAAGCTGTTACGACAGGTAGTTACCGCAGTAAGCGACGGAGCAATTGCCGCCTACCATGCGGAAAAATATATAGAAGAATATTTTCCTGAGTCTATGGAAAACAACTTAAGGAGGTAA
- a CDS encoding TerC family protein, whose product MEYVLLLLSIIMINLLLSGDNALVIALASRNLPIEQQKKAMLWGSIGAIVLRVALTFIAVFILNIPYLQALGGFMLLWIAIKLVADQKGPTFLEGKKNLWDTIKTIIAADFVMSLDNVIAIAGVAKGKISLLIIGLAISIPIIVWGSKLVGMLIRKWPSVILIGAFFLGWTAGEMIFSDKRIVLVVSQYLWMDKIFSGICGLLVVFIGKRMRFKKDKSRK is encoded by the coding sequence ATGGAATATGTCTTACTTTTACTCAGCATTATTATGATTAATCTTCTGCTTAGTGGTGATAACGCGCTGGTAATTGCGTTAGCGAGCCGCAACCTGCCAATCGAACAACAAAAAAAAGCAATGCTGTGGGGAAGTATTGGTGCGATTGTTCTCAGAGTTGCGTTAACTTTTATTGCGGTATTTATACTTAACATACCCTATTTACAAGCACTTGGTGGTTTTATGCTGCTTTGGATCGCAATCAAACTTGTGGCTGATCAAAAGGGACCTACTTTTTTAGAGGGCAAGAAAAATTTATGGGATACGATTAAGACGATCATAGCCGCAGACTTTGTCATGAGTCTTGATAATGTTATTGCTATCGCAGGCGTAGCAAAAGGGAAGATTAGTTTATTGATAATTGGACTAGCAATTAGCATTCCAATTATTGTGTGGGGAAGTAAGCTTGTGGGGATGCTGATTCGAAAATGGCCATCGGTCATACTAATCGGTGCATTTTTTTTAGGGTGGACAGCTGGTGAAATGATTTTCTCTGACAAAAGAATAGTTCTGGTAGTGAGTCAGTATTTGTGGATGGATAAAATTTTTTCTGGGATTTGTGGCTTGCTTGTTGTCTTTATTGGTAAAAGAATGAGATTTAAAAAAGATAAAAGTAGAAAATAA